Part of the Pseudoliparis swirei isolate HS2019 ecotype Mariana Trench chromosome 3, NWPU_hadal_v1, whole genome shotgun sequence genome, TTAGCAGATGCTCGGAATTGGTCAGATGCTGAGCGTACCCTCTTGCTGCAGTGTGTGCTTACTGGCAAGGCCCAGGAGGCTTTTTCAGCCATGAGTGTTAATGACAGTGGTAGCTACCTGTTGGTCAAAACTATTGTACTCAGGAATTATGGGCTGGTACCAAAAGCTTATCGGCAGCATTTCAggtcacacaaaaaagaaaaagcactcACGTTGAGTGTGGGCGTGACCTAACTCCTCATTTTAGTCGCTGGTGTGCTGCGTCACAGGTCGATACTAAGGAGGCCCTTGAGGAGTTGATCTTGCTTGAACAGTTCAAGAATTctcagcctttttttttttaaatggtttatttaataagggacagtgcacattgataaaaacgttgcagtaaatgtgccagagttagccaagaggctatttttcatctgtagtcccaatgttgctgatgttaagaacaaacctaaaaacataagattacaaatacaatctacagataaagcaaataaaataagggagaacaatgttaaaatggacagaataaaaacataatgtcagagatacaacgtaaaagcttacagactaaatgtgacatataactgcaaagaggtgaacgacaagagaagacacgcaggtggagtaaacggccgaccagcaagtcaagacatacagagaccggacaacagacaaacaactgacagaaaaaatgaaagtccaacctgggcagatggaggagccgttacagtctagtgctgacagagctgggtagtaatgtaccatttctttgtttccgctttaaaagagttgaatgattgtagctctctgatagatactggaatgtagttccagtcaactgctgcttgtactgagaaagcagcagtTGACTGGAACTACTGGCCGTATAGTTACCTACATTCAGGTAAGGGAAacaccttatatatatatatatatattagggctgtcagcgttaacgcgttaatctatgcgattaatttggccgtgattaacgcactaaaatattttaactttgtttacttccggtgtgcgttgagtTGTTgcactctgagtgtcaaaccgcggcagtccgctccttcctccccgccgctcctcgatattcacagaaaCATCGGGTGACGTGTCGTGACGTAATATGAGTAACAtcgggttgccaggtctgtgtgacaaaaccagcccaatggccaatcaaaaccagccaaaccagcccaatggccaataaaacaagcccaaaaacaagcccaatatcagaactcaaaatatgcctgtgccaaaccatatacactgcttttaaagtccaacaacattgctatcatttccaaatgtattgtaatatctacaaagtaacaccaaatggttagtatgccagcattaaaagcagttttccctaaacagttatttcacctaggtcctaaaatggctttatgtaattagatacagtatattatcataaataaaatatagctctgtgaaggtgtagaccaattaactgacggacaaactaacctgttgctttgtcttgaggctttctcttcccttcccttttctcttcctccctgcctggacaacatgaatgtactgttttacttcatatgcatttactgtagttaatgcaataccttatttcaactgaaacaccttatgttgcttcactatatttttatcatatacttatagttcaaacaatgtacgcactgacaactggagaacggagcagcatttcgaatgtgtttccgttttgctgtggttttggagatcactgtggtgcgcaaatctcggttttgcagtaccgacaaaagctttggtatcatccccagccacacgttctatccattctttaattccgttttcactttcccattctttcgtatatttcttcccgtatttagcccacttacgAGGTGACATGTTTCGCCAgggtagctagctacactaactagCAGACGagagttgggatcgagcgggtcgcggagactgagagcggccagagctttaggtgcgtgtgtgtatgtgggcgtgtcccatgtccatgtgtacgtgctgatctggagtcagtttggtaggatttgggtagaaataaattatttcatttaaaatatggattttatttaaagatattcatgtaatttgcatgcaaaataggtctacccgaaccagcggacaagaaattcaacccgGCAACACTTCAGTAGCCCAATTCCacggaaaaccgcggacctggcaacactgggcggaaggtgcaggtgacttttcttctctttctttttgccccgatgcgcgcgcagacacgccggtatggagctctgcggcgcgcgggacAGAGCCGAGAAATGTTAATGCGACACTAGAGaaagagtgacatgctgctatagagacgatcaataacagacgtttagtttaataaaagaacaaagacgtcttgaagaaaataaccttacattacttctgctgtaatctgttgctatagagaaaattacaggggggcggggtctCACCCTGATataatggtgggggaaacactgggatgtgtcacaattagggctgcaacaacgaatcgataaaaatcgattattaaaatagttggcaacgcaCCTCAGTTACTGTAACTGAAGGTGACTGTGATATCCATTCAAAAGCCCGAGAAGCTGAATTTACTTTTTGATCTTTTGGGGTCATATACAGTTTGCAATAGTCAAGAATGAATGTATGCTTAATCatgacttcttttctttttaggaAAAACGCAAATGCTGCTATGCTCAGTAACTATGAGGTGATGTGTTGCGTCTCATTGTttaacattaaatattgttgttgcGTCCAATCAAGAGATTCAAATAATTAAGTGTTGCTTCagttttgtctgtctgtgtttctcaGGTGTTCAAACTCCTGACAGACCTGAAGGAACAGAGGAAGGACAGCGGGAAGAACAAAAACAGTGCCGGCCAGCAGAACCTCAACACCATCATGTATGAGGTAAACGCacatcctctttctctctctccactgacTCGTTTTAAACGTGTTCAATAGTGTGACCACAGCTTCCTCTGCATTTCCACACAGACACTGAAGTACCTGTCAAAGACTCCCAGCAGCAGGCAGACTCCAGAGATCGTCAGAGAGTTCCTGACCACCATGATGCCTCACAAACTCACAGTCAGTGAGATCAGTGGCAGAAATGTTCTCGTTCGTGTGTTTTATTTGGAATTTAAAGATTACCGAatatatattgattatttagAAGATAAGCAAATACAACAGTATGTGCTGTTCCTTACATCAAATATTCACTGATGTTTTCCCCCCATCAGGGCAGAAAAACTGCAGCTATTGAACCACCGGCCACAGACAGCAGTGGAAATTCAGCTTGTGAGTGTTTTATCACCAATTACTATTATTACGCATTACCATACCTCTCTTTTGCTCTTTTTCCCTCCTGATGTATTTTTCTACAATTCTTTCACACAGTTACTGTGGTACGAATGAGCCAGTGTGTAATGTGCTAAGAGTTGCTTCAGTCATTATTGTGATGTTCTACTTTACAAAACTAACAAtaacctaataataataataataataataataatgacgtatctgattgattgattgattgatttatttgtcgtttgccagagtacaggtacaaaagcatcgaaattgcaagaaagggtggatgaaagattacagcataacatgagggaagaaggcgagaaaaaaacaccaaccccccgactatgccccgagaggggtacagtgtgggagcaggaaaaacaccttagcacataagcacatacattttagacatgacttgcaacgagtaggaaggggagggaggtaatccaacaactgggtgatctaagcccatccattgggggcagaaggtaaccagcaccgacaagcagccagccggtccagcagcctttcacggcgccagccacagccccgtccggtcacactggggtaagaagcaggcggcgtgggattggggaggggtagtgaatgcaaatcagtatattgaaagtttgtgtgtgcgtggtctggtatgtcgtcctcccccaggccacaacagacagagttcacagtccgcaagatggtcgttgccatggagatagccttgaaaggtcctggagaaaacaaccacaggtgtctgtggataggggaagggaatgagagaggttctcacttcagcgatcttcagggagttgttgttccagtaacggccttggccaaggcccgtctggttgagggagccgaagcagataagattgggattgtttggtcttccagcagctacatccaatttgcgcacctactattccaccactttcctcccatttttcaaatcgatccaatttcgtcgggcagccttaggggcttttaacggctgtcaccgcttccttaattttccgataaaccagggcaacgccaaatccaaacagcagaaatcctgtaatcatagttcaataggtagatgtcatctacgccctccacggaaaggctgctaggcacacgacacgcccatcgtaaccagctgcaacgtcccggcaggacgggcaggtccCCCCAAGCTTCTcgccgagaagacggtgtcaattggttgagagaccagttgatcagatgatcagttgatcgtccggtccatggttttagttcaagagcgatgaggagagagtctctcaagtataaaacaagacaagacatgacgataggagccaagaggaagggaaggtcagaggagagggagagaaatgtgACCGCCTTGAAGAGAGCTCAGTGGGAGAGCAGTTGTCCTTCATCAGGAGGATCGGCCGCTCGATCCCGGCTCCACCACTCAGCCTGATGTGTTGtacttgggcaagacacttcacccaaAATTACTCCCGTAGCTGTGCagacggtgtgtgaatgtgtatgaatGTTCGCTACTCCTGATGTGCAGTTGttaccttagcccctcccaccactgtgtgaatgggtgaatgatgacgagTAGTGTAAAAGAGCTTTAAGtggttggaagactagaaaagcactTTACAAGTTCatgtccatttaccatttatcaTTAGTGAGCCTCAGTTTTGCTTTGGTGGCGATGTTCCTTTATTACGATCAACCTTGAGTCAGTCCCACCTAAGCGTCTGCTGGAAATACTTATTAGTACATCAGATGATTATTAATCTGCTGGtaaaaaatagtccccaacaatTGGTCTATTTTGTTGTCTTTGAGTATCATTTTCTGAAAACAACGATACCAGCGTTTTAATATGTTACTTGAAACTGTAACCCATTTCTTCTGTCCGCAGTAGGATGAAGAGCCTTGGGGCTGAACGCTGCAGACAGGAGGTATTGAAAAGTGACTTGAAAATTGGTAGTTTTGTGGAATTTGTTGATATTGGGAAACATAGAATAATGCCAGCCTtgtcattaaataataatttaataatagaTTACAACTCATAGGACATGCTTTATTTTTGACCATCTATATGTGTCTAATTTCTGCATGACTCCATTGATCCCATTATAGAAGGGATAGAAGATCTTGCCAGATCGCTCATCAGAGGAACATTTAACATGGATGAATCTGCATCACAGTGCCTTGAGCTGAGCACCTATACCAACCGCACAGGACGTCACTGGGGGGTGTCCTGTGACTGTAATATACTGTTAATCTATCACTGCTGACTACTTTGTCATGTTTTGTTCATATAAGAGCTATTAGATCATTTATGTTGAACTAATGAACACAAAGAGGCATCTGAGGGGCAGGATAAGTAATGTGAGAGGAATAATTATCttggcttttgtgtgtgtgtttgcatgtgcgtGAGAAAGAAAATGTTTGACCCGCTCTGACTTCTCAATGTTCAACTGCAGAGCACAAACACATTAGTTCCACGCCAGTAAGATTGCTGACTGAGAATAAAAAACACTGTCTAATGGAGTGGGAAAATGAGAAGAATTAATACCAATGTATTGAACTGGCCGTGTTGTTTGTCCGTCTGAACCGAGTGTCGTGCTTTCTCTGCAGCTCAGTGGTGTTACCAGAGCCAGTACTCCTGTGACGACACATGCAGAGGTAAGACGCACATGGAAAGACCACCAAGTATaagagacacactcacatttGTAAGAACACACTTGACAAATCAATAACAAGTTTGTGATCGGTCAAAGCGTCTGTAAGTAAAAACACATTGAGGAACAGTTAGCAGGGAAAGGAgtgggtggagaccaaaaacagagctaactagaatgggcactcggtagagcgcataccttcgcatatcacaagattgggcattgaattatgaacagtttggcattagttgcatgccaattgggtaaaaattgaccgtgctatggtataaagaagattttgaccttttcatgaccttgacctttgacccgatcgatcccaaagtctaatcaaatggtccccggataataaccaatcatcccaaccaaatttcatgcgattcggtttacaacttttttgttacgcgaataacacgcatacaaataaataaataaatacacggcgatcaaaacataaccttccgcattttcaatgcgaaggtaaaaatagagAGTGAGTAATAGACATCAGGTGGACAGATATACAACTCCACATTAAATATAACGGTTGCTTCATGTGTGCTGGATGTGTAAAAAGGCAACTCAAATGTTCACCCCATCAATTAAATTACGTGAAAACATATCAGTCTTCACAGATGTTTTCTAAGCCGTGTAAGTGGACAACATTTTTCTCTTCCACTGGATCCATGAAGCCAAAGTTTCGTCTTTCTCTAGATTTCCGTGTCCTACATGCCCACTTCTTTCAAACACCTCTATTGTCTCAAGCCCAAACAGATTACACAGATTACCTtttagcagtggcgggccgtgggcctggagcctgggccttcagtgaggtcctacacagtcccacctgaattaatccacctcttattactatcattatgatgccatggctctagaccagggctgctcaatacgtcgatcacggcgtagtattggtagatcgcatgacattacaAAAAATTGGGCCGCCCCCGACATCTTCTCTATAGCACGCCTTTGTTCatttaataaactaaacagccgcctgatgttgatcgtatctacacaacagcatgtcatttttcGCTCtccgcgcgctgcagaatgcgatcgggacggagaaaagaagaaaaaaagtcacttgcactcgtttgttcactaaacagggcattgtcgcacccaaagcagatttcaagtatatgctcgaccaaatcgacatcttcctccttccgccattgtgggttgaaaacagctttgtagtccgcgaattaattcctttatcaaattcagtttcctagttctgaggttttgcatctacctgcccataggacccgcctctcaatattggtaatccaatcaaaagacctgcagcactccgcctgcaaGCTGGCTCCTGTtcggggccttcgagaaggcctagaggagccaactctaaagctgattggttgacacaacatcgtcattctattcacttgaagctaccagcgcttcaatgttgattctgaaggcctaagggcagatgtt contains:
- the LOC130191664 gene encoding DNA-directed RNA polymerase III subunit RPC9-like, coding for MTSFLFRKNANAAMLSNYEVFKLLTDLKEQRKDSGKNKNSAGQQNLNTIMYETLKYLSKTPSSRQTPEIVREFLTTMMPHKLTVRQKNCSY